The following coding sequences lie in one Oncorhynchus gorbuscha isolate QuinsamMale2020 ecotype Even-year unplaced genomic scaffold, OgorEven_v1.0 Un_scaffold_907, whole genome shotgun sequence genomic window:
- the wu:fk65c09 gene encoding keratin, type I cytoskeletal 13 has product MSLSGKQRFSANSFSGFGSRKMALSSAGGSSMRSSFGSRMGIGVGGGGTSLGFGKGFGDGGGGVFRMSSSSHMAGLGSGMSTGGSGGGGGGGGGGFGYGGGVEDTSLGFTGNEKQHMHNLNDRLATYMEKVRQLEATNHQLEEKLKTFTFNKVEAHDLTIYDATLKPLMEQLMGFLIQNNQIAVEIDNAKLTADDFRVKWENELSLRQCVEGDIGGLRNLQREFEMNITAMMQDLQGYENERVSMAKSHEEELLSTRGGMTGQVNVDVRATKSQDLSLMLAEVRSEYEAAVEKNRRQAEAWYMKQVEMKQADGGDD; this is encoded by the exons ATGAGTCTGTCCGGGAAACAGCGGTTCTCCGCCAACTCTTTCTCCGGGTTCGGGAGCCGGAAGATGGCATTGTCCTCCGCCGGAGGGTCGTCAATGCGCTCCAGCTTCGGGAGCAGAATGGGCATTGGGGTCGGAGGAGGAGGCACTAGTCTCGGATTCGGGAAGGGCTTTGGAGACGGTGGAGGAGGAGTGTTCAGGATGTCATCCTCCAGCCACATGGCAGGTCTGGGGAGTGGGATGAGCACCGGTGGCAGCGGTGgcggtggaggtggtggaggaggaggtttcGGGTACGGTGGAGGTGTTGAGGACACGTCCCTCGGGTTCACCGGTAACGAGAAGCAGCACATGCACAACCTGAACGACCGCCTGGCAACCTACATGGAGAAGGTTCGCCAGCTGGAGGCCACCAACCACCAGCTGGAGGAGAAGCTGAAGACCTTCACCTTCAACAAGGTGGAGGCGCACGACCTGACCATCTACGACGCAACACTCAAACCACTCATGGAGCAG cTCATGGGTTTCCTGATACAGAACAATCAGATTGCTGTGGAGATCGACAACGCCAAGCTGACTGCTGACGACTTCAGAGTCAa GTGGGAGAATGAGCTGTCTTTGCGCCAGTGTGTGGAGGGGGACATCGGGGGTCTGAGGAACCTGCAGCGGGAGTTTGAGATGAACATCACAGCCATGATGCAGGACCTGCAGGGGTACGAGAACGAACGGGTCTCCATGGCGAAGAGCCATGAAGAG GAGCTGTTGTCCACGCGTGGGGGGATGACGGGCCAGGTGAACGTGGATGTCCGGGCTACTAAGAGCCAGGACCTTTCTCTGATGCTGGCTGAAGTCAGGTCGGAGTACGAGGCGGCCGTGGAGAAAAACCGCAGACAGGCCGAGGCCTGGTACATGAAACAG gtggagATGAAGCAGGCAGACGGTGGTGACGAC